Proteins encoded in a region of the Caballeronia sp. M1242 genome:
- a CDS encoding LLM class flavin-dependent oxidoreductase, producing the protein MSNSPRFGVWALVHGSRAALQDPDEPYDASWARNKALVLEAERLGYDSVLVAQHTINPHDPSLDQLEAWTASAALAALTSRIEIITAIKPYLYHPVVLAKMAQQIEHISGGRFAINLVNAWNRPELERAGIGFAEHDERYAYGREWIGVVDALLRGEALTHRGDHFHINDYQLRPGDPFRARPRIYVGGESEPARSLVAAHGDVWFINGQPHDDVAALIADVSARVRPAGREPLRFGLSAFVIAREAHDEALAHLQHLFALAELDKPLREQQKANIDPNAVMHQTFARSARVGSNGGTAADLVGDYDTVARRIADFHRAGIELFMLQFQPFEADMARFAHEVLPRVHRLLSA; encoded by the coding sequence ATGTCCAACTCTCCCCGCTTCGGCGTCTGGGCACTGGTGCATGGCAGCCGCGCGGCGCTACAGGATCCCGACGAGCCTTACGACGCATCGTGGGCGCGCAACAAGGCGCTCGTACTCGAAGCCGAACGCCTCGGCTACGACTCCGTGCTCGTCGCGCAACATACGATCAATCCGCATGATCCTTCACTCGATCAACTCGAGGCATGGACGGCATCGGCGGCGCTGGCTGCGCTCACCTCGCGCATCGAGATCATCACGGCGATCAAGCCTTACCTCTATCATCCGGTCGTGCTCGCAAAGATGGCGCAGCAGATCGAGCACATCAGCGGCGGGCGCTTCGCGATCAATCTCGTGAATGCGTGGAATCGTCCCGAGCTTGAGCGCGCCGGCATCGGTTTCGCCGAGCACGATGAGCGTTACGCGTATGGCCGCGAGTGGATCGGCGTCGTCGATGCGTTGCTGCGCGGCGAAGCACTGACGCATCGCGGCGACCACTTTCATATCAACGATTATCAGTTGCGTCCCGGCGATCCGTTTCGCGCGCGTCCGCGTATCTATGTGGGCGGCGAATCGGAGCCGGCGCGTTCGCTCGTGGCGGCGCATGGCGACGTGTGGTTTATCAACGGACAGCCGCATGACGATGTTGCCGCGCTCATCGCCGATGTCTCCGCGCGTGTGCGTCCAGCTGGGCGCGAGCCCTTGCGCTTCGGCTTATCGGCGTTCGTGATTGCGCGCGAGGCGCACGATGAAGCGCTCGCGCATTTGCAGCATCTCTTCGCGCTGGCGGAACTCGACAAGCCACTGCGCGAGCAGCAGAAGGCGAATATCGATCCGAACGCCGTCATGCATCAGACCTTCGCGCGCTCGGCGCGGGTCGGGTCGAATGGCGGGACGGCGGCCGATCTCGTCGGCGACTACGATACCGTTGCCCGGCGCATCGCGGATTTCCATCGCGCGGGCATCGAACTGTTCATGCTGCAGTTCCAGCCGTTCGAGGCGGACATGGCCCGCTTCGCCCACGAAGTTTTGCCGCGCGTGCATCGGCTATTGAGCGCTTGA
- a CDS encoding acyl-CoA dehydrogenase family protein codes for MTERTQHTSSNPRLVSPLSATLGFSQVIDDIAATAAERERDYRLPHEEIAKLKALGFGALRLPSDAGGHGVSLRDLFIVARDIAAADSNIAHAFRNHLWQVEAALRRREHPFHARVLELTAQKKTIGLSFVKSDVTAAGARPTEVLTRLEWDASRDVYVGSGEKPYATGNLFNDAFTGLAVESRAGRTVQYVLERGAGVSNDDDWQGFGQRLTGSGTARFHDVTVPPADVYPADPPKSDEAAPWGFTFHQVYLTNCIAGIARRVALDGAGVLRARGRNFYHGEAAHPTDEPVLLALLGRIRAYAASAEAIADRAADALQRAWDAYGTRDEYEATLNATLAASEAKVVIDDLAPQIASWLIDLGSGSVVSRIGALDRHWRNIKVIASHNPRLYKERLLGQNLLSGQLPPTGAFF; via the coding sequence ATGACTGAACGCACTCAACACACAAGCTCGAATCCGCGCCTCGTGTCGCCGCTTTCCGCGACACTCGGCTTCTCGCAAGTCATCGACGATATCGCCGCGACGGCCGCCGAGCGCGAACGCGATTACCGGCTGCCGCACGAGGAAATCGCGAAGCTCAAGGCGCTCGGCTTTGGCGCGCTGCGTCTTCCTTCCGATGCCGGCGGCCATGGCGTGTCGCTGCGCGATCTGTTCATCGTTGCACGCGATATCGCCGCAGCGGATTCGAACATCGCGCACGCGTTTCGCAATCATCTGTGGCAAGTCGAGGCGGCGCTCAGACGACGCGAGCATCCGTTCCATGCGCGCGTGCTCGAACTCACTGCGCAAAAGAAAACCATCGGCCTGAGTTTCGTCAAAAGCGATGTGACAGCGGCGGGCGCGCGGCCCACTGAAGTACTGACCCGGCTGGAATGGGACGCGTCGCGCGATGTCTATGTCGGCTCCGGCGAGAAGCCCTACGCAACTGGCAATCTTTTCAACGATGCATTCACCGGCCTTGCGGTGGAAAGCCGCGCGGGGCGCACGGTGCAGTATGTGTTGGAACGCGGCGCAGGCGTCAGCAACGACGATGACTGGCAAGGCTTCGGCCAGCGTCTGACAGGCTCGGGGACGGCGCGCTTTCACGACGTCACCGTGCCGCCGGCAGACGTTTATCCCGCCGATCCGCCGAAGTCCGACGAAGCCGCGCCGTGGGGCTTCACGTTCCATCAGGTCTATCTGACCAACTGCATAGCCGGCATTGCGCGTCGCGTGGCGCTGGACGGCGCCGGCGTGTTGCGTGCGCGAGGACGCAACTTCTATCATGGCGAAGCCGCGCATCCCACGGACGAACCCGTGCTGCTCGCCCTGCTCGGCCGCATTCGCGCCTATGCGGCAAGCGCCGAAGCAATCGCCGACCGCGCAGCCGATGCGTTGCAGCGCGCTTGGGACGCTTACGGCACGCGCGATGAATACGAGGCGACGCTTAACGCCACGCTCGCGGCATCGGAAGCAAAGGTGGTCATCGACGATCTCGCGCCGCAGATCGCAAGCTGGCTGATCGATCTCGGCTCGGGTTCGGTCGTCTCACGCATCGGCGCGCTGGACCGGCACTGGCGCAACATCAAGGTCATCGCGTCGCACAATCCGCGGCTCTATAAGGAACGCCTGCTCGGGCAAAACCTTTTGAGCGGACAACTGCCGCCCACGGGCGCGTTCTTTTGA
- a CDS encoding NrtA/SsuA/CpmA family ABC transporter substrate-binding protein, whose translation MNDSSLTRRQLLRAAGGLFAGAAVGGLFPAQAAEPRKLTRNTDTVRIGWGYGSLPDIAKQRGVFEKTLAAKGIKVEWVGPFPNHAPSIQAVVGGSADFGFWGSTTPALAAMLAGSPIVFNAFDIYSPRSTAIIAKKSSGIRSVSDLAGRKVAVNRSGLGEFLLIAALEKHRVDRDKVQFVYLNPPDAAPAFAQGKVDAWSMWSPGVDISRFANDAHDIFNEGRDLDFLIDYSSLVTRRKFTEENSELIRAVIDAYYVEGAWQSAHSADAELLVQREGKYPDQVREYLTSLKRVNQFHEPDDAAFIAQFQRAADWLAERKIINSRIKVADFSVKV comes from the coding sequence ATGAACGATTCATCGCTGACCCGCCGCCAGTTATTACGCGCGGCGGGTGGCTTGTTTGCCGGCGCAGCCGTCGGCGGCCTGTTCCCGGCGCAGGCGGCCGAGCCGCGCAAGCTCACGCGCAATACCGATACGGTTCGCATCGGCTGGGGCTACGGCAGCCTGCCGGACATCGCGAAACAGCGCGGCGTGTTCGAGAAGACGCTCGCTGCAAAAGGCATCAAGGTGGAATGGGTCGGACCGTTTCCGAACCACGCACCCTCGATTCAGGCCGTCGTCGGCGGCAGCGCGGACTTCGGCTTCTGGGGATCGACGACACCCGCACTCGCCGCCATGCTCGCCGGCTCGCCCATCGTCTTCAACGCATTCGATATCTATTCGCCGCGCTCGACTGCCATCATCGCGAAGAAGTCGAGCGGCATTCGCTCCGTCAGCGATCTGGCCGGCCGCAAGGTCGCCGTCAACCGCTCGGGACTCGGCGAATTTCTGCTCATCGCGGCGCTTGAAAAGCATCGCGTCGATCGGGACAAAGTGCAGTTCGTCTATCTGAATCCGCCCGACGCCGCGCCGGCCTTCGCGCAAGGCAAGGTCGATGCGTGGTCCATGTGGTCGCCGGGCGTCGACATTTCGCGCTTTGCCAACGATGCGCACGACATCTTCAACGAAGGCCGCGATCTGGATTTCCTGATCGACTACAGTTCGCTCGTGACGCGCCGCAAGTTCACCGAGGAGAACTCGGAACTGATCCGCGCCGTGATCGATGCGTACTACGTCGAAGGCGCATGGCAGTCCGCGCATTCCGCCGATGCCGAACTGCTCGTTCAACGCGAGGGCAAGTATCCGGATCAGGTGCGCGAATACTTGACGAGCCTTAAGCGCGTCAATCAGTTTCACGAGCCCGACGACGCCGCGTTCATTGCGCAATTCCAGCGCGCGGCCGACTGGCTCGCGGAACGCAAAATCATCAATTCGCGCATCAAGGTCGCGGATTTCAGCGTCAAAGTGTGA
- a CDS encoding ABC transporter ATP-binding protein: MTESTALSRDSSPSVSATREPSAASTLAVSVRGIQRRYGSRVVIDSLDLDIRKGEFVALLGESGCGKTTLLRALAGLDLPDAGSIRAPARPSVVFQEHRLLPWATLWQNVSLGHENTIGRNGAARALAEVGLAGREDDWPRNLSGGQAQRVALARALIHDPALLLLDEPFAALDALTRIKMHGLVKELVALHHPGVLIVTHDVDEALALADRILVMRAGRIAASFEPKAHTPQTLRPILLDELGVRSH, translated from the coding sequence GTGACCGAAAGCACCGCTCTTTCGCGCGATTCTTCGCCAAGCGTGTCGGCCACTCGCGAGCCAAGCGCCGCATCGACGCTGGCCGTATCGGTTCGCGGTATTCAGCGGCGCTACGGCAGCCGCGTCGTCATCGATTCCCTCGATCTCGACATCCGAAAAGGCGAATTCGTCGCGCTGCTGGGCGAAAGCGGATGCGGCAAGACCACGCTGCTGCGCGCGCTCGCGGGACTCGATTTGCCCGATGCGGGCAGCATTCGCGCACCGGCCCGGCCTTCCGTCGTGTTCCAGGAGCATCGCCTTCTTCCATGGGCGACGCTGTGGCAGAACGTGTCGCTCGGTCATGAGAACACTATCGGCCGCAACGGCGCGGCGCGCGCGCTGGCAGAAGTCGGACTCGCAGGCCGCGAGGACGACTGGCCGCGCAATCTGTCGGGCGGGCAGGCTCAGCGTGTCGCGCTGGCGCGCGCGCTCATTCACGATCCCGCGCTGCTGCTGCTCGACGAGCCATTCGCGGCGCTCGATGCCCTCACGCGCATCAAGATGCACGGGCTCGTGAAGGAGCTCGTCGCGCTTCATCACCCCGGCGTGCTGATCGTCACGCATGACGTCGACGAAGCCCTCGCGCTCGCCGACAGAATCCTCGTCATGCGCGCGGGACGCATCGCGGCTTCGTTCGAGCCGAAGGCGCACACGCCGCAAACGCTGCGGCCCATCCTGCTCGACGAGCTGGGTGTCCGTTCGCATTGA
- a CDS encoding ABC transporter permease subunit — protein MADLTSPRERYLSTRPARAGLTKSALYRWLSWLVPAMVVVLWEAAARAGLIAPQVLPAPSSVLATAAKMAQNGELFVHLGISLLRAAAGFAIGGVIGLALGVVVGFSPLAQAIIDRSVQMVRAIPFLAMLPLVIVWFGVGETAKIFLVALAVLFPIYINTMLGIRQIDPKLMELAKIVGMSRSATVRRIILPGAMPSILTGVRYALAHAWLALVIAETLATTKGIGFLAMDAREFLNTNVIVLTVIIYATIGVAADTLVRVLEGHFLSWHANYANNNMGAHK, from the coding sequence ATGGCCGACCTGACCTCGCCCCGCGAACGCTATCTCTCCACGCGACCCGCTCGCGCGGGCTTAACCAAAAGCGCCCTTTACCGGTGGCTGTCCTGGCTCGTACCGGCGATGGTCGTGGTTCTTTGGGAAGCCGCCGCACGCGCCGGACTAATTGCGCCGCAGGTTCTTCCCGCACCGAGCAGCGTCCTTGCGACCGCCGCCAAAATGGCGCAGAACGGCGAACTCTTCGTTCACCTTGGCATTTCGCTGTTGCGCGCGGCGGCGGGCTTCGCCATTGGCGGGGTCATCGGGCTGGCTTTGGGTGTCGTGGTCGGCTTCTCGCCGCTTGCGCAGGCGATTATTGATCGCTCCGTGCAGATGGTGCGCGCCATTCCTTTTCTGGCGATGCTCCCGCTCGTCATCGTGTGGTTCGGCGTCGGCGAGACCGCGAAAATCTTTCTGGTCGCGCTCGCGGTCCTCTTCCCGATCTATATCAACACGATGCTCGGCATCCGCCAGATCGATCCGAAGCTGATGGAACTCGCCAAGATCGTCGGCATGAGCCGAAGCGCGACCGTGCGGCGAATCATTCTTCCCGGCGCGATGCCGTCGATCCTCACTGGCGTGCGCTATGCGCTCGCTCATGCGTGGCTCGCCCTGGTCATCGCCGAAACGCTTGCGACGACCAAAGGCATCGGCTTTCTCGCGATGGACGCGCGCGAGTTCCTGAACACAAACGTGATCGTGCTGACCGTGATCATCTACGCGACCATCGGCGTCGCCGCGGACACACTCGTGCGGGTGCTCGAAGGCCATTTCCTCTCCTGGCACGCGAACTACGCGAACAACAACATGGGAGCGCACAAGTGA
- a CDS encoding oxidoreductase: MKMHDNPRIALLGPGAIGATVAASLHEAGRTPALFGRTAHDHLDVRFDGGQIRVPGPVQTNPACIETTFDLVFVAVKTTQIEAASTWLSALCGEETVVCVLQNGVEQKSQFATYVSQDRVLPSVVWFPAQREADASVWLRAKPRLTLPDTPAAQTVVTALRNTRCSVDVTEDFISIAWRKLLQNAVAGLMVLTGRRAGMYSRSDIEHLSLTYLKECMEVARAEGATLDDEVMREIVDGFRRAPADLGTSILADRQAGQPLEWDSRNGVIQRCGRARGIATPVSDLLLPLLAAASDGPG, from the coding sequence ATGAAAATGCATGACAATCCGAGGATTGCGTTGCTGGGCCCCGGCGCGATCGGCGCCACTGTTGCGGCCTCGCTTCACGAAGCCGGACGTACACCGGCGTTATTCGGCCGCACCGCACACGACCACCTGGACGTGCGATTTGACGGCGGCCAGATCCGCGTGCCCGGTCCCGTGCAGACAAACCCTGCGTGCATCGAAACGACGTTCGATCTCGTCTTCGTCGCGGTGAAGACGACGCAGATCGAAGCTGCCTCGACGTGGTTGTCCGCGTTGTGCGGCGAGGAGACCGTGGTTTGCGTATTGCAGAACGGCGTGGAACAGAAGAGTCAGTTTGCCACTTACGTATCGCAAGACCGAGTGCTGCCTTCGGTAGTCTGGTTTCCGGCTCAGCGCGAAGCCGATGCCTCGGTTTGGCTGCGTGCGAAGCCGAGACTCACGTTGCCAGACACTCCGGCGGCCCAGACTGTCGTGACGGCGTTGCGCAACACACGCTGTTCCGTGGATGTGACCGAGGACTTCATCAGCATCGCGTGGCGGAAATTACTTCAGAACGCAGTGGCCGGATTGATGGTGCTGACGGGCCGCCGAGCCGGCATGTATTCCCGGTCCGATATCGAACACCTGTCGCTCACGTATCTGAAGGAATGCATGGAAGTCGCGCGTGCGGAAGGCGCGACGCTAGACGATGAAGTCATGCGAGAAATTGTCGATGGGTTCCGGCGCGCACCGGCTGACCTCGGTACATCGATCCTTGCAGACCGGCAAGCCGGCCAGCCGCTCGAGTGGGATAGCCGCAACGGCGTCATACAACGTTGCGGCCGAGCGCGCGGCATCGCCACGCCGGTCAGTGATCTGCTCTTGCCGCTGCTCGCAGCGGCGAGCGATGGGCCGGGGTAG
- a CDS encoding LysR substrate-binding domain-containing protein: MSTEKPAAADTETLPPLNALRYFEAVARLGSFAGAANELHVTHWAVGKRIRMLEDWFGVPLFERRARGVVLTDEGTTLLVDVNGAFARLGSSVGRLRQESATRRIKGVVRVNALASFALCWLIPRLADFQALYPDVDVRLSTTSRRLRYVSDAFDIGVRSGPEDAAGIKSSVLMPDLRLPACSPKALISRPLGTIADLRSHTWLHSTTTRTAWSEWLREAGEPAMQGARDLHFDHVFLQLAAATEGLGVTLASLPLIEREIAAGRLVCPLQGPVWRGPDYTMVVNVDRAEDEAVKVFGKWITTEAQASCRSSMKSS; encoded by the coding sequence ATGAGCACTGAAAAGCCCGCCGCCGCAGATACCGAAACGTTGCCCCCCTTGAATGCCTTGCGGTACTTCGAAGCGGTGGCCCGTCTCGGCAGTTTCGCGGGCGCGGCGAACGAGCTTCACGTGACGCATTGGGCCGTGGGCAAGCGTATCCGCATGCTGGAAGACTGGTTCGGCGTCCCGTTGTTCGAACGTCGTGCGCGCGGCGTTGTGCTGACTGACGAGGGAACGACACTGCTCGTCGATGTCAACGGTGCCTTCGCACGGCTGGGCAGTTCGGTGGGCCGGTTGCGGCAAGAATCGGCCACTCGCCGAATCAAGGGTGTGGTGCGCGTGAATGCGCTGGCTAGTTTCGCGCTGTGCTGGCTCATTCCCCGGCTGGCGGATTTTCAGGCGCTTTACCCCGACGTGGATGTAAGGCTATCGACTACGTCACGCCGGCTCCGCTACGTGAGCGACGCGTTCGACATCGGCGTGCGTTCTGGACCCGAGGACGCTGCGGGCATCAAGTCATCGGTCCTGATGCCCGACCTGCGCTTGCCCGCATGCAGCCCTAAGGCTTTGATCAGCCGTCCGCTCGGCACGATTGCCGATTTGCGCAGCCATACTTGGCTGCATTCAACAACCACTCGCACGGCATGGTCCGAATGGCTCCGTGAGGCGGGGGAACCGGCCATGCAGGGTGCGCGTGATCTTCATTTTGATCACGTGTTCCTGCAATTGGCCGCAGCGACGGAGGGCCTCGGTGTAACCCTGGCGTCTCTGCCTCTTATCGAGCGGGAAATCGCCGCGGGGCGGCTCGTGTGTCCGTTGCAGGGACCCGTTTGGCGCGGTCCAGATTACACGATGGTCGTCAATGTCGATCGTGCAGAGGACGAAGCCGTCAAGGTTTTCGGCAAGTGGATCACGACTGAGGCCCAAGCGAGTTGCCGATCGAGCATGAAGTCCTCCTAG